One window of Mus caroli chromosome 11, CAROLI_EIJ_v1.1, whole genome shotgun sequence genomic DNA carries:
- the Metrnl gene encoding meteorin-like protein isoform X2, whose translation MYPTGALIVNLRPNTFSPAQNLTVCIKPFRDSSGANIYLEKTGELRLLVRDIRGEPGQVQCFSLEQGGLFVEATPQQDISRRTTGFQYELMSGQRGLDLHVLSAPCRPCSDTEVLLAICTSDFVVRGFIEDVTHVPEQQVSVIYLRVSRLHRQKSRVFQPAPEDSGHWLGHVTTLLQCGVRPGHGEFLFTGHVHFGEAQLGCAPRFSDFQRMYRKAEEMGINPCEINME comes from the exons ATGTACCCAACTGGGGCACTCATTGTTAACCTACGGCCCAACACCTTCTCACCTGCCCAGAACTTGACTGTGTGCATCAAGCCTTTCAGGGACTCCTCTGGAGCCaatatttatttggaaaaaacTGGAGAACTAAGACTGTTGGTGCGGGACATCAGAGGTGAACCTGGCCAAGTGCAGTGCTTCAGCCTGGAGCAGGGAGGCTTATTTGTGGAGGCGACACCCCAACAGGACATCAGCAGAAGGACCACAGGCTTCCAGTATGAGCTGATGAGTGGGCAGAGGGGACTGGACCTGCACGTGCTGTCTG CCCCATGTCGGCCTTGCAGTGACACTGAGGTCCTCCTTGCCATCTGTACCAGTGACTTTG tTGTCCGAGGCTTCATCGAGGACGTCACCCATGTACCAGAACAGCAAGTGTCAGTCATCTACCTTCGGGTGAGCAGGCTTCACAGGCAGAAGAGCAGGGTCTTCCAGCCAGCTCCTGAGGACAGTGGTCACTGGCTGGGCCATGTCACAACACTGCTGCAGTGTGGAGTACGACCAGGGCATGGGGAATTCCTCTTCACTGGACATGTGCACTTTGGGGAGGCACAACTTGGATGTGCCCCACGCTTTAGTGACTTTCAAAGGATGTACAGGAAAGCAGAAGAAATGGGCATAAACCCCTGTGAAATCAATATGGAGTGA